The nucleotide sequence ATGAGGCTGCACTTTGAGGCCATGTGGTATCCTGGCATCAATATTGTTGTTGGCCTGCTTGTACAGTTCTGCAGGACACCGCTCCCTCACTCCACAGAAACCTCTACAGCACGAAGTGCCGTAGGCAGTGTAGTGAGAGCACTTGATGATGCTCAGAACAATGATTgtcaaaagaaatataaaagacaCTGTGCTTAATGCTATTATCAGATAAAGTGTAATTTCAGAGTATGTCCGAGAGCTCTTAACGTGTCTCTGAGTATCAGGGAGGATTTTAGAAACCCTGTCCACCACAGCTATTGTAATGGCCACAGAGGCTGATAGTGACGGCTCTCCATTGTCACGGACCACCACAGTCAGATTGAAAGTTGTACCACTTTCATCGCCTATCTTCCTGGTAGTCCTAATTTCTCCTGTGTGCAGCTCTACTTTAAAGAGGTCCAGGTCAGAAGTTTGGATTAGATGGTAAAAGAGCCAAGCATTTTGCCCAGAGTCTGAATCCATGGCTATGACTTTGGTGACCAGGTACCCAGCTGGGGCAGTTCGAGGCATCATCTCAATGGCTGGTGATGAATTGCTTGAGGTAGGGTACAGAATGTGTGGGGCGTGGTCGTTCGTATCCACCACGTACACATTGGCAGTCACAGTGCTGCTCAGTGGTGGGCTCCCGTTGTCCTGGGCTTCCACAGTCACAAAGAACTCCCGGAACTTCTCGTAGTCAAAGGAGTTGACAGCGTAAAGGCTGCCACTGGCACTGTTAATGGAGACATACGAGGTGACTGGCAGCCCTTGAATCTCCCGGTCTACGAGAGAGTAGGTCACCTCTGCATTCTCCTTTTCATCTGGGTCTGTGGCTTGCACGGTGCACAGTAACACCCCTGGCAGATTGTTCTCCTGGATGTAGATGGAATAGGAGTCCTCCAAGAAGCTTGGTGGGTTGTCATTGATGTCAGAGATCTCCACCCGAAATGTCCGCTGGGCCCTGAGCTGTGGTATTCCCCCATCCGTGGCGGTCACTGTGATGTTGTAGGCAGCCACCCGCTCCCGATCCAGCGGCCCGCTCACCTCCAGGGTGTAGGAGTTTCCAAAGCCATTCAGCCGGAAGGGCAACGTGGCCTCCAGAGCCAGTCTCACTTTCTGGTTGGGACCTGAGTCTTGGTCATTGACACTGAGAAGGGCCACCACAGTGTTGGGTGCTGCATCCTCGGGCACTGGGCTATACAGGACGGTGAGCACCACCTCGGGTGCATTGTCATTCACATCCACAATGTCCACCAGCACCTTGCAGTGACCGGCCATGGGCACTGGACCCCGGTCGGTCGCTTGCACGTAGATCTGGTAGGAGGAGGCCTCCTCATAATCCAGTGCCCCGCTGACTCGAACTTCCCCGGTCCTGGCATCAATGCTGAAGAGCTGCCTCTCCCGGTCCGAGGTGTAGCTGCTCAGGGCGTACAGGAGGTCACTGTTGGAACCCTCATCCGGGTCCGAGGCGTTCAGCTTCACCACCAAGGTGCCCGGAGGCGCGTCCTCCCGCAGCTGGACTCGGTAGGTGGACTGATCGAAGGCAGGAGAGTTGTCGTTAGTGTCCAGGACCCGGACGGAGATCTGCGCGGTGCCGGAGCGGGCTGGGCTGCCCCCGTCTGTGGCTGTGAGCACCAGGCGGTGCAAGGCGGCCTGCTCGCGGTCCAGGCCCTTCCGCAGCACCAGCTCCAGC is from Perognathus longimembris pacificus isolate PPM17 chromosome 22, ASM2315922v1, whole genome shotgun sequence and encodes:
- the LOC125340045 gene encoding protocadherin alpha-C2 isoform X2, which encodes MERAAAQPRARRPPPWLSWRRLLVLLLLLPGPAASQLRYSVPEEQAPGALVGNVARALGLELRRLGPGCLRISHLGAPSPRYLELDLASGALFVNERLDREALCEQRPRCLLSLEVLAHSPVAVSAVEVEILDINDHAPRFPRADYQLQVSESVAPGARFHIESAQDPDVGANSVQTYELSPNEHFELDLKPLQENSKVLELVLRKGLDREQAALHRLVLTATDGGSPARSGTAQISVRVLDTNDNSPAFDQSTYRVQLREDAPPGTLVVKLNASDPDEGSNSDLLYALSSYTSDRERQLFSIDARTGEVRVSGALDYEEASSYQIYVQATDRGPVPMAGHCKVLVDIVDVNDNAPEVVLTVLYSPVPEDAAPNTVVALLSVNDQDSGPNQKVRLALEATLPFRLNGFGNSYTLEVSGPLDRERVAAYNITVTATDGGIPQLRAQRTFRVEISDINDNPPSFLEDSYSIYIQENNLPGVLLCTVQATDPDEKENAEVTYSLVDREIQGLPVTSYVSINSASGSLYAVNSFDYEKFREFFVTVEAQDNGSPPLSSTVTANVYVVDTNDHAPHILYPTSSNSSPAIEMMPRTAPAGYLVTKVIAMDSDSGQNAWLFYHLIQTSDLDLFKVELHTGEIRTTRKIGDESGTTFNLTVVVRDNGEPSLSASVAITIAVVDRVSKILPDTQRHVKSSRTYSEITLYLIIALSTVSFIFLLTIIVLSIIKCSHYTAYGTSCCRGFCGVRERCPAELYKQANNNIDARIPHGLKVQPHFIEVRGNGSLTKTYCYKACLTAGSGSDTFMFYNTGLQTGPGPGGAQAAVTDNRHLTGQSGQSAGNLIILKNEVVPHNEPRQPNPDWRYSASLRAGMHSSVHLEEAGILRAGPGGPDQQWPTVSSATPEPEAGEVSPPVGAGVNSNSWTFKYGPGNPKQSGPGELPDKFIIPGSPAIISIRQEPSNSQIDKSDFITFGKKEETKKKKKKKKGNKAQEKKEKGNSTTDNSDQ